The Candidatus Thermoplasmatota archaeon DNA window TGCGACGCTCCCTGCCGACACGCCAAAGTATCGCGCCATGTAATCCCCAAACGCGGTCGGGGATTGCGAGGCGAGGTCGAGCTCGATGGAGGAGCCGCCACCGACCGCTCGGGTCTTGCCGGCCACCGCGGCCGCCAGGCGGGTTGCGCTCACGGACACCTCGCCCGTCTCCGCGGGGAAGTTCCACGCGCGGTACACAGCCGTCTCCTCCGGATCGCTTGCGATCCAACCCAGCAGGACGTAATCGTTGCCGTTGGCCGACGCGTACTGCGAGGGAGCCTTCACCGGGAGGTAGTAGATGGCGTGCGCTGGGCCTTCCACCGGGCGATCGCCGATGGTCCCGCGCGCGCACGTCCACGTCTTCACAAGGAAGACGGCCGAGTCGCCCGTCACGCCGGACCGCGGCGCGAATCCGGCGGGCATCTGTTCTTGTGCCCACGTCATCGGGGCGTCGAACCGGCCGAAGGTCGTGGTGCAGCCGTATTGTCGGAGGACCGGGAACTCGGGCGCACCGGGGGGCGATGCAAGAGCGCCCTCGGCAGCGTCCGCGACCGCCTGCACGGCGTCGTCCGCCGGCTGGGTAGGGGGCGTTTCGTGCGCGCCCAGCTCCTCGGACGCGGGCTCTTCCGCGGCCGGCGACCCGAGGCACCCTGCGATCCCGACGACGGTCACGAGGGCGGCAAGAAGGATCGCTCGCGCGGCAGGTTCCATGGGGGCACCACGGCCCCTGCCGGCTGCCATGCCATGAAGATTTTGGTGGCGCCCTAGCGGCGCCGCGGGGCGGTCAGAAGGCAGAGCAGGCTGCCTGGGGGGTCAAACGCCTATTGTTTGGCGTGAGAGCCTTCCGCGTGGTGGGCGTCTCCATTCCCGCGGATGCCGGAGCGCAGTGGCGCGCTTGGATCCCCGACGGCCAACCGCCCGACGACAAGCGGCGGGTCCCACGTCGTCCTGGCGGCCAGGCTGGCCGGCATTTGCGCCTCCACGTCGCGCGCCCGGGCCAAGAGCGCCGCCACCTCACCGTCGGTCGTGGCCTCGTCTTGCCGAAGCCATGGAATGGCTTCCTGCGAGAGAGTCTCAAGCGCAGCGTCTGACGGGCCGGCAGGCTCGGCCGCCACGCGTTCGCTCAACGCCAGCACGAGCCGAATGCGACGCACGCGACGGAGTTCCCACAGCGCAAGATCCACGAGCCGTCGGGTTGCGCGTCCAGGTCCGCGGCGCCATGCCGCCTCCAGGCACGCAATCGCGAGTTTTTCGCTTTGGGAAAGCCATGCGCGCAATTGGGCTGGATCGGTCGGCGGGGTGCGAAAGGACATGATTGGCTCGGGTCAAGCGCCAAGAGCAGATTCCGCCCCGAGAACCGACGTTGCATCCTGGCCGGCGCACCTAGATGAACGCGCGGTAACACGATTACCGGCCGGCAAAGCCGGTCGACGACGGCGCCGCTTGCCACGATGCGCGCCCCCGTGCCCTAGGAGCCGCCGGAGTCGCACGCGATGCGGAATGGCACTTCGGCGAGAAAGCCGGGCGGAATGTCGCGGTCCACCGGATCGTGCGAAAGGTAGTACGGCCGGCAGGAGCCTCGAACCGTCCCCGTGCCGCCGCTTACCTCAAGCCGGACGACGAGGTCGCGTCCCTCGAACCGGAAGGAGGTTTCGCCTCGCCCGTCGAGCAGGAACTCGACCCGCGTGACGTTCTGGCCGCCTTCGATCGTGACGATGGAGCCGCGCTCTGCCCGCGGAGGCGCGACGAAGTCGGCAAGCCCGCTGTCCACGAATTCACGGTAGTGCGGCCACGCCGCTCGTCGGACGAGGTGGACAAGCAGCGTCCCGCCGGCCGCCGGCGAGCCTTCGGAGAACTCAGTCGGCTGCTCCGCGCTTAAGGTCAACACGCGGATCTCATTTTCGGGCGACGGCCGCTCGCCCGGCGTCGCGCAACCGGCCAGGAGAAGGTTCGCAAGCGCGACGACCGTCAGCGCTTCGCGCACGCGGTCACTCCCCGAAGATCCGGTCGACGACCCAGGCGGGATCGAAGGGAATGAGGTCCTCGTACTCCTGGCCCACGCCCAGGAACGCCACGGGCTTCCCGACGGCGTTTGCGATCGACAGCGCGGCGCCCCCCTTGGCGTCGGTGTCCACCTTCGTGAGGAAGACGCAGCCGATGCCGACGGCCTCGTCGAACTTGCGGGCCTGCTCCACGGCGTCGTTGCCCGCAAGCGCATCGCCGACGAAGACGACCAGATGCGGCTTCGCCACGCGTTTGATCTTCTTCATCTCGTCCATGAGGTTGAGGTTCGTCTGCATGCGCCCGGCCGTATCGATCAAGACGACGTCCTTCTTGCGGCTCTTGGCGTGCTGGATCGCGTCGTAGGCCACGGCGGCAGGGTCGGCGCCGGCCACGTGCTTGACGACCTTCATGTTGAGGCGCTCGCTGTGCTTCTCGATCTGCTCGATGGCGCCGGCGCGGAACGTGTCCCCGGCTGCGAGGACGGAGGAGTACCCGTTGCCGCGCAGGCGCTGCGCGACCTTCGCGATCTGGGTCGTCTTGCCCGTGCCATTCACGCCGACGAACATCAAGACGACCGGCTTTTCGTGCTCCAGGACGAACTGGTC harbors:
- the ftsY gene encoding signal recognition particle-docking protein FtsY, with the protein product MIPVGMFDLLRAKIKRLGGAETKEGETPSPPRAPSTTFERATPRAPPAPAQPAPPSAVERRAPEVPRPEARPAAPVPAPAATTPPPVRGKGVAPEKVKELLYDLELMLLEADVALPVVETIKEGFKKRLATVDPGGNLQRAVEEALKETLLELLSKQTFDFDQFVLEHEKPVVLMFVGVNGTGKTTQIAKVAQRLRGNGYSSVLAAGDTFRAGAIEQIEKHSERLNMKVVKHVAGADPAAVAYDAIQHAKSRKKDVVLIDTAGRMQTNLNLMDEMKKIKRVAKPHLVVFVGDALAGNDAVEQARKFDEAVGIGCVFLTKVDTDAKGGAALSIANAVGKPVAFLGVGQEYEDLIPFDPAWVVDRIFGE